From Corynebacterium frankenforstense DSM 45800, the proteins below share one genomic window:
- a CDS encoding fumarylacetoacetate hydrolase family protein, giving the protein MRLATLRTPTGTRAVRVESDTTAVPVPGHADVGSLLREEDWAQIAADAPGAPVEFEPKDLAPVVPAPRKIICVGLNYANHIREMGRTPAEHPTLFIKFADALTGPADDVVVPEWANKALDWEGELAVVIGKRARRVTAAEAGAHIAGYAVMNDYSLRDFQNRTLQWHQGKSLEGSAGFGPWLTTADSWQRGGELATWLNGEKVQSTPTDDLVFTPEDLIAYITQLYPLDPGDVIVTGTPGGVGHARDPRRYLTDGDVVAVEIAGLGRIENRTVFER; this is encoded by the coding sequence ATGCGTCTCGCCACCCTCCGAACCCCCACCGGCACCCGCGCCGTGCGCGTCGAGTCCGACACCACCGCGGTGCCGGTCCCCGGCCACGCGGACGTCGGCTCCCTGCTGCGGGAGGAGGACTGGGCCCAGATCGCGGCGGACGCCCCGGGCGCCCCGGTCGAGTTCGAGCCGAAGGACCTGGCCCCGGTGGTCCCCGCACCGCGGAAGATCATCTGCGTCGGGCTGAACTACGCCAACCACATCAGGGAGATGGGGCGCACGCCCGCCGAGCACCCCACGCTCTTCATCAAGTTCGCCGACGCGCTGACCGGCCCGGCCGACGACGTCGTCGTGCCCGAGTGGGCCAACAAGGCGCTGGACTGGGAGGGCGAGCTGGCCGTCGTCATCGGCAAACGCGCCCGCCGCGTCACCGCGGCCGAGGCCGGCGCGCACATCGCCGGCTACGCGGTGATGAACGACTACTCGCTGCGCGACTTCCAGAACCGCACGCTGCAGTGGCACCAGGGCAAGTCCCTCGAGGGCTCGGCCGGCTTCGGCCCTTGGCTGACCACGGCCGACTCCTGGCAGCGCGGCGGGGAGCTGGCGACCTGGCTCAACGGCGAGAAGGTCCAGTCCACCCCCACCGACGACCTGGTCTTCACCCCGGAGGACCTGATCGCCTACATCACGCAGCTCTACCCGCTGGACCCGGGCGACGTCATCGTCACCGGCACCCCGGGCGGGGTGGGCCACGCCCGCGACCCGCGCCGTTACCTCACCGACGGCGACGTCGTGGCCGTGGAGATCGCCGGGCTCGGCCGCATCGAGAACCGGACCGTCTTCGAGCGCTGA
- a CDS encoding dihydroxyacetone kinase family protein — translation MSDSATEFHRSFRNNADDYLAEALGGLVAAHPDAEWHEEGFIARATGRDANRVAVLSGGGSGHEPLHAGFVGAGMLDAAVPGRLFTSPNAVQIAAATRWADRGAGVLHVVKNYTGDIMNFAAARRACADTATREVVVADDVATDSPDSDATPEQNDGPGRRGTGATVLVEKIAGAAAARGDDIDTVAELAQRAADSSRSMAAALAPGHLPTTGRATFDLGPGEMELGVGIHGEPGRSRERAEDAASITARLLSPVAKALSLDSGDEVYLLVNGLGGTSRLELDLMYGQAVSWLDDHGVTVSRGIVGSLVTSVSMAGVSVTLMKASAEFTELLDAPTGAPAWPHRIAGAPDAGTARAAGEYRPARLDSGIGQPGEADAPANEWLSDFIERVQGAVEPLGELDRKAGDGDFGANMSAAFGDLELPLRGDDATVLENLSRRMFVRAGGTSGAVLGTLFSQLAGADGLAEGLRRGLTEVQALGGARVGDRTLVDALAPAADAAETAETLPEIFAAARDGAAGTAGLAARKGRASYIGAGTDGVLDPGAVVVAWLFGGTGQLSDFDAD, via the coding sequence ATGAGCGACTCCGCCACCGAGTTCCACCGGTCCTTCCGAAACAACGCGGACGACTACCTCGCCGAGGCGCTCGGCGGGCTGGTCGCCGCCCACCCCGACGCCGAGTGGCACGAGGAGGGGTTCATCGCCCGCGCCACCGGGCGCGACGCCAACCGCGTCGCGGTGCTCTCCGGCGGCGGGTCCGGCCACGAGCCGCTGCACGCCGGCTTCGTCGGGGCGGGCATGCTCGACGCCGCCGTGCCCGGGCGCCTGTTCACCTCCCCGAACGCGGTGCAGATCGCGGCGGCGACCCGCTGGGCCGACCGTGGCGCCGGGGTGCTGCACGTGGTCAAGAACTACACCGGCGACATCATGAACTTCGCCGCCGCCCGCCGCGCCTGCGCCGACACCGCGACCCGGGAGGTCGTCGTCGCCGACGACGTGGCCACGGACTCCCCCGACTCCGACGCCACCCCGGAGCAGAACGACGGGCCCGGGCGGCGCGGCACGGGTGCCACGGTGCTCGTCGAGAAGATCGCTGGGGCGGCCGCCGCCCGCGGCGACGACATCGACACCGTCGCCGAGCTCGCCCAGCGCGCCGCCGACTCCTCCCGCTCCATGGCCGCCGCCCTGGCCCCGGGCCACCTGCCCACCACGGGCCGGGCGACCTTCGACCTGGGCCCCGGCGAGATGGAGCTCGGCGTCGGCATCCACGGCGAGCCCGGCAGGTCGCGTGAACGCGCCGAGGACGCGGCGAGCATCACGGCCAGGCTGCTCTCCCCCGTGGCCAAGGCCCTCTCCCTCGACTCCGGGGACGAGGTCTACCTGCTGGTCAACGGCCTGGGCGGCACCTCCCGCCTCGAGCTGGACCTGATGTACGGCCAGGCCGTCTCCTGGCTCGACGACCACGGCGTCACCGTCTCGCGCGGCATCGTCGGCTCCCTGGTGACCTCGGTGTCGATGGCCGGGGTCTCGGTGACGCTGATGAAGGCCTCCGCCGAGTTCACCGAGCTGCTCGACGCCCCGACCGGCGCGCCCGCCTGGCCGCACCGCATCGCCGGTGCCCCGGACGCCGGCACCGCCCGCGCCGCCGGGGAGTACCGCCCGGCCCGCCTCGACTCGGGGATCGGACAGCCCGGCGAGGCGGACGCCCCGGCCAACGAGTGGCTGAGCGACTTCATCGAGCGCGTCCAGGGCGCGGTCGAACCGCTCGGCGAGCTCGACCGGAAGGCCGGCGACGGCGACTTCGGCGCCAACATGTCGGCCGCCTTCGGCGATCTCGAGCTGCCCCTGCGCGGCGACGACGCCACCGTGCTCGAGAACCTCTCCCGGCGGATGTTCGTGCGCGCCGGCGGCACCTCCGGCGCCGTGCTCGGCACGCTGTTCAGCCAGCTCGCCGGCGCCGACGGGCTCGCCGAGGGCCTGCGCCGCGGCCTGACCGAGGTCCAGGCCCTGGGGGGTGCCCGGGTCGGCGACCGCACCCTCGTCGACGCCCTCGCCCCCGCGGCCGATGCCGCGGAGACCGCGGAGACGCTGCCCGAGATCTTCGCGGCCGCCCGCGACGGGGCCGCCGGCACCGCGGGCCTGGCCGCCCGCAAGGGCCGCGCCAGCTACATCGGCGCCGGCACCGACGGTGTGCTCGACCCCGGAGCCGTCGTCGTGGCCTGGCTGTTCGGCGGCACCGGACAGCTCAGCGACTTCGACGCCGACTGA
- the glmU gene encoding bifunctional UDP-N-acetylglucosamine diphosphorylase/glucosamine-1-phosphate N-acetyltransferase GlmU: MSDTTQDLAVIVLAAGQGTRMKSKKQKTLHAIGGRSLLSHSLHAAAGAGAAEVVAVVGHGREQVSPAVEEVAAELGRGIRQAVQAEQNGTGDAVRCGLDELPDFAGTVLVTNADVPLLEPDTLAGLAAAHRDSGAAVTVLTMELTDPTGYGRIVRNESDEVTAIVEQKDASDAERAIHEVNSGIFAFDAAVLRSALGRLDTDNAQGELYLTDVLAIARGDGEKVAAHRTDDPAQLAGVNDRVQLAAAGRELNRRVVERAMRGGATVIDPATTWIDVTVEIGSDVVIEPGCQLRGATRIADDAVVGPDSTLTDMVVGEGAHVVRTHGFESEIGARANVGPFTYIRPGTKLGEEGKLGGFVEAKKATIGRGSKVPHLTYVGDAEIGEESNIGASSVFVNYDGVNKHRTKVGSHVRTGSDTMFIAPVTVGDGAYSGAGTVIKEDVPAGALAVSAGRQRIIEGWVERKRPGTPAADAARAAREAASGTNNPTDGGDQQEGER, from the coding sequence GTGAGCGACACCACCCAGGATCTGGCCGTCATCGTCCTCGCCGCCGGCCAGGGCACGCGCATGAAGTCGAAGAAGCAGAAGACGCTGCACGCCATCGGCGGGCGCAGCCTGCTCTCGCACAGCCTGCACGCCGCGGCCGGGGCGGGGGCCGCCGAGGTCGTCGCCGTGGTCGGCCACGGCCGCGAGCAGGTCTCCCCCGCGGTCGAGGAGGTCGCCGCCGAGCTGGGCCGCGGGATCCGCCAGGCCGTCCAGGCCGAGCAGAACGGCACCGGGGACGCCGTGCGCTGCGGCCTCGACGAGCTGCCCGACTTCGCCGGCACCGTGCTGGTCACCAACGCCGACGTGCCGCTGCTCGAGCCGGACACCCTGGCCGGACTGGCCGCCGCCCACCGCGACTCGGGCGCCGCGGTGACCGTGCTGACCATGGAGCTCACCGACCCGACCGGCTACGGGCGCATCGTGCGCAACGAGTCCGACGAGGTCACCGCCATCGTCGAGCAGAAGGACGCCTCCGACGCCGAGCGCGCCATCCACGAGGTCAACTCCGGCATCTTCGCCTTCGACGCGGCGGTGCTGCGCTCGGCGCTGGGCCGCCTCGACACCGACAACGCGCAGGGCGAGCTCTACCTGACCGACGTGCTGGCCATCGCCCGCGGCGACGGCGAGAAGGTCGCCGCCCACCGCACCGACGACCCGGCCCAGCTGGCCGGCGTCAACGACCGCGTGCAGCTGGCCGCCGCCGGCCGCGAGCTCAACCGGCGTGTCGTCGAGCGCGCCATGCGCGGCGGTGCCACCGTGATCGACCCGGCCACGACCTGGATCGACGTCACCGTCGAGATCGGCTCGGACGTCGTCATCGAGCCCGGCTGCCAGCTGCGCGGGGCCACCCGCATCGCCGACGACGCCGTCGTCGGCCCGGACTCCACGCTGACCGACATGGTCGTCGGCGAGGGCGCCCACGTGGTGCGCACCCACGGCTTCGAGTCCGAGATCGGCGCGCGCGCCAACGTCGGCCCGTTCACCTACATCCGCCCGGGCACCAAGCTGGGCGAGGAGGGCAAGCTCGGCGGCTTCGTCGAGGCGAAGAAGGCCACCATCGGCCGCGGCTCGAAGGTGCCGCACCTGACCTACGTCGGCGACGCGGAGATCGGCGAGGAGTCCAACATCGGCGCCTCGAGCGTCTTCGTCAACTACGACGGCGTCAACAAGCACCGCACCAAGGTCGGCTCGCACGTGCGCACCGGCTCGGACACCATGTTCATCGCTCCGGTGACGGTGGGTGACGGGGCGTACTCGGGGGCGGGTACAGTGATCAAGGAGGATGTCCCCGCAGGTGCGCTCGCGGTTTCCGCCGGACGGCAGCGCATCATCGAGGGCTGGGTGGAGCGCAAGCGGCCCGGTACGCCGGCCGCCGACGCCGCCCGCGCGGCGCGCGAGGCCGCATCCGGCACGAACAACCCCACAGACGGCGGCGACCAGCAGGAAGGCGAGCGTTAA
- a CDS encoding ribose-phosphate diphosphokinase: MTAHWKQTHKNMMLFSGRAHPELGTQVAKELGIELTPTTARDFANGEIFVRFEESVRGSDCYVIQSHTQPLNKWLMEQLIMIDALKRGSARTITAVLPFYPYARQDKKHRGREPISARLVADLLRTAGADRIVSVDLHTDQIQGFFDGPVDHMHAQPILTDYIKSKYDMDNLCVVSPDAGRVKTAEKWANTLDGAPMAFVHKTRSVDVANQVVSNRVVGDVEGKNCILIDDMIDTGGTIAGGVRILKEAGAKSVVIACTHGVFSDPARERLSQCGAEEVITTDTLPQSTEGWSNLTVLSIAPLLAQTIHEIFENGSVTHLFEGSA; the protein is encoded by the coding sequence ATGACTGCCCACTGGAAGCAGACCCACAAGAACATGATGCTGTTCTCCGGGCGTGCACACCCGGAGCTCGGCACCCAGGTGGCCAAGGAGCTCGGCATCGAGCTGACCCCGACCACCGCACGCGACTTCGCCAACGGCGAGATCTTCGTGCGGTTCGAGGAGTCGGTCCGCGGTTCCGACTGCTACGTGATCCAGTCGCACACCCAGCCGCTGAACAAGTGGCTGATGGAGCAGCTGATCATGATCGACGCGCTCAAGCGCGGCTCGGCACGCACCATCACCGCGGTCCTGCCCTTCTACCCCTACGCCCGCCAGGACAAGAAGCACCGCGGCCGCGAGCCCATCTCCGCCCGCCTGGTCGCCGACCTGCTGCGCACCGCCGGTGCGGACCGCATCGTCTCCGTGGACCTGCACACGGACCAGATCCAGGGCTTCTTCGACGGCCCGGTCGACCACATGCACGCGCAGCCGATCCTGACCGACTACATCAAGTCCAAGTACGACATGGACAACCTGTGCGTCGTCTCCCCGGACGCCGGCCGCGTCAAGACCGCCGAGAAGTGGGCCAACACCCTCGACGGCGCGCCGATGGCCTTCGTGCACAAGACCCGCAGCGTCGACGTGGCCAACCAGGTCGTCTCCAACCGCGTGGTCGGTGACGTCGAGGGCAAGAACTGCATCCTCATCGACGACATGATCGACACCGGCGGCACCATCGCCGGCGGCGTGCGCATCCTCAAGGAGGCCGGCGCCAAGTCCGTCGTCATCGCCTGCACCCACGGCGTGTTCTCCGACCCGGCCCGCGAGCGTCTCTCGCAGTGCGGCGCCGAGGAGGTCATCACCACCGACACGCTGCCGCAGTCGACCGAGGGCTGGTCGAACCTGACCGTGCTCTCCATCGCCCCGCTGCTGGCGCAGACGATCCACGAGATCTTCGAGAACGGCTCCGTGACCCACCTCTTCGAGGGTTCCGCCTAG
- the pth gene encoding aminoacyl-tRNA hydrolase: MNASDPARNPDSTLLVVGLGNPGPRYEGTRHNLGFAVVDELASRLPQAHFAAHKRSGALVAEARALGPGGRPGRKVVLAKPGSYMNLSGRPVRQLADFFHVAPADVVVAHDELELDLGEVRMRRGGGDHGHNGLRSVTKALGTKDYTRLSCGIGRPPGRMDPADYVLRPFARKERDEVPIIAADAADLVEKLL; the protein is encoded by the coding sequence ATGAACGCCTCCGATCCCGCCCGCAACCCGGACTCCACCCTGCTCGTGGTCGGTCTGGGCAACCCCGGTCCGCGCTACGAGGGCACCCGTCACAACCTCGGCTTCGCCGTCGTCGACGAGCTCGCCTCGCGGCTGCCGCAGGCGCACTTCGCCGCCCACAAGCGCTCCGGGGCGCTGGTCGCCGAGGCCCGCGCGCTGGGCCCCGGCGGCCGACCCGGGCGCAAGGTGGTGCTGGCCAAGCCGGGCAGCTACATGAACCTCTCGGGCCGGCCGGTGCGCCAACTCGCGGACTTCTTCCACGTCGCCCCCGCCGACGTCGTCGTCGCCCACGACGAACTCGAGCTCGACCTGGGCGAGGTGCGCATGCGCCGCGGCGGCGGCGACCACGGCCACAACGGCCTGCGCTCCGTGACCAAGGCGCTGGGCACCAAGGACTACACGCGGCTGTCCTGCGGCATCGGCCGCCCGCCGGGCCGGATGGACCCGGCCGACTACGTGCTGCGCCCCTTCGCCCGGAAGGAGCGCGACGAGGTGCCGATCATCGCCGCCGACGCCGCCGACCTCGTCGAGAAGCTCCTCTGA
- a CDS encoding 50S ribosomal protein L25/general stress protein Ctc, which yields MADYKTLQAEPRTEFGKGAARRLRREWRVPGVIYSGDTETIHFSLPLLDIQSLVRNHGVNAIVEIELEGEKHLTMVKHVDQNVLTFDIDHVDLLAIKRGEKVEVEVPIVVEGEPQAGTIAVQDAYELLVEADVLNIPEEIVVSVEGLEIDTKITAGDLQMPGNTTLIADPETLIASISWPEPEEDEDAEEEAAEEIDETDASEVEATEEDAD from the coding sequence ATGGCCGACTACAAGACTCTCCAGGCCGAGCCGCGCACCGAGTTCGGCAAGGGCGCCGCCCGCCGTCTGCGCCGCGAGTGGCGCGTGCCGGGCGTCATCTACTCGGGCGACACGGAGACCATCCACTTCTCGCTGCCGCTGCTCGACATCCAGTCGCTGGTGCGCAACCACGGCGTCAACGCCATCGTCGAGATCGAGCTCGAGGGTGAGAAGCACCTGACCATGGTCAAGCACGTCGACCAGAACGTGCTGACCTTCGACATCGACCACGTCGACCTGCTCGCCATCAAGCGCGGCGAGAAGGTCGAGGTCGAGGTCCCGATCGTCGTCGAGGGCGAGCCGCAGGCCGGCACCATCGCCGTCCAGGACGCCTACGAGCTGCTCGTCGAGGCCGACGTGCTCAACATCCCGGAGGAGATCGTCGTCTCCGTCGAGGGCCTGGAGATCGACACCAAGATCACCGCCGGCGACCTGCAGATGCCGGGCAACACGACCCTGATCGCCGATCCGGAGACCCTCATCGCCTCCATCTCCTGGCCGGAGCCGGAGGAGGACGAGGACGCCGAGGAGGAGGCCGCCGAGGAGATCGACGAGACCGACGCCTCCGAGGTCGAGGCCACCGAGGAGGACGCCGACTAG
- a CDS encoding GNAT family N-acetyltransferase, giving the protein MTCETPDGWTADVLLADGRLATLRTTLPTDRARLVDFYAGVSDRSRYLRFFASHPELTEADLDAWTAPASADRVTLVATVRGAVVAVAGYAVVEALPGRTADVSFLVRDDQQGRGLAAILLEHLADLGRAGGVDRFFAEMLTENRSMTQVFVRAGYDVHPRLESGEVVVDFPLTPTGDSREVMARRAHRAEAAAVRRLLHPSAIAVVGTEAALGPIARAIAEGGFAGSLQCALTGEETIDDAPVPAAGRTAHAVRGLDSPVDLVVAEFLPDELEAIFDAAAELGATGVLMLARGRSPRLAGDEAQRFVAAARRRGLRALGPASLGLIAADGDIRLNASPAPAPRVGRVGLFAQSAGVAALVLSRILERGVGLASAVATGAFADVTANDVMQYWLDDPATEVCLLSLDTAGNPRTFFRVLRRLAAAKPTAVFLPSRALSSARHHEVDGLPAAPPAAVDAVIRHAGAMVVPHRETLVDIAQILARQPAPAGPNVAVIANSAGLTGQMAQAARRYGLTPTAHTAEGDPVPALLQATRDALDSGADAVVVAVVELGEPVLQDAHEGLTELAAEAQVPLVATYSGFGELPGAVPAGSGPEARGELPVTPTYAGALEALAHIALRGSAPAPGTVDAAAEADVDVARGVVNSVLVDAPAGRELTDDECREMLAAYGVEVLDFRRVDDLDEAVAAAAEFDWDVVLKSTHPALRSRADLGSAIRHIGDAEQMRSAWVTLSRLAQAAGAEPAGLTVQPTVGPGTSLRVRGIEDPALGPMVSVAVSGPTAELAGDVSWRVAPVSPAEARVMLGELAAADLLRGWSGTPAADLEPVAEALAAVSRLTDDHPALIDVELVPLIAGSRRCWVAGARARVAPLAPERDPLARAL; this is encoded by the coding sequence ATGACCTGCGAGACGCCCGACGGCTGGACCGCCGACGTCCTGCTCGCGGACGGCCGCCTGGCCACCCTGCGCACCACCCTCCCGACCGACCGCGCCCGCCTGGTCGACTTCTACGCCGGGGTCTCCGACCGCTCCCGCTACCTGCGTTTCTTCGCCTCGCACCCCGAGCTGACCGAGGCGGACCTGGACGCCTGGACCGCGCCGGCGAGCGCCGACCGGGTCACGCTGGTGGCCACCGTGCGCGGGGCGGTCGTCGCCGTGGCCGGCTACGCCGTCGTCGAGGCCCTGCCCGGCCGCACCGCCGACGTCTCCTTCCTCGTGCGCGACGACCAGCAGGGCCGCGGGCTGGCGGCGATCCTGCTCGAGCACCTCGCCGACCTGGGCCGCGCGGGCGGGGTGGACCGCTTCTTCGCGGAGATGCTCACCGAGAACCGCTCGATGACCCAGGTCTTCGTCCGCGCCGGCTACGACGTCCACCCGCGTCTCGAGTCCGGCGAGGTCGTCGTCGACTTCCCGCTGACGCCCACCGGCGACTCCCGCGAGGTCATGGCCCGGCGCGCCCACCGCGCGGAGGCCGCCGCCGTGCGCCGCCTGCTGCACCCCTCCGCGATCGCCGTCGTCGGCACCGAGGCCGCGCTCGGCCCCATCGCCCGCGCGATCGCCGAGGGCGGCTTCGCCGGTTCCCTGCAGTGCGCGCTGACCGGCGAAGAGACGATTGACGACGCCCCGGTGCCCGCCGCCGGGCGCACCGCGCACGCGGTGCGCGGGTTGGACTCCCCGGTGGACCTGGTGGTCGCCGAGTTCCTGCCCGACGAGCTCGAGGCGATCTTCGACGCCGCCGCCGAGCTCGGGGCGACCGGGGTGCTCATGCTCGCCCGCGGCCGCAGCCCGCGGCTGGCGGGCGACGAGGCGCAGCGCTTCGTCGCCGCCGCCCGGCGCCGGGGCCTGCGTGCGCTCGGTCCCGCCTCCCTGGGGCTCATCGCCGCCGACGGGGACATCCGGCTCAACGCCTCACCGGCGCCGGCGCCGCGGGTCGGGCGGGTCGGCCTCTTCGCCCAGTCGGCCGGGGTGGCCGCGCTCGTGCTCTCCCGGATACTCGAGCGCGGCGTCGGCCTGGCCAGCGCGGTGGCCACCGGCGCCTTCGCCGACGTGACGGCCAACGACGTCATGCAGTACTGGCTCGACGACCCGGCCACCGAGGTCTGCCTGCTCTCCCTGGACACCGCCGGCAACCCGCGCACCTTCTTCCGGGTGCTGCGGCGCCTGGCCGCGGCCAAGCCCACTGCCGTCTTCCTGCCCTCCCGGGCGCTGTCCTCGGCGCGCCACCACGAGGTCGACGGGCTGCCCGCCGCCCCGCCCGCGGCCGTCGACGCGGTGATCCGGCACGCGGGCGCGATGGTCGTCCCCCACCGCGAGACGCTGGTGGACATCGCCCAGATCCTCGCCCGCCAGCCCGCCCCGGCGGGCCCGAACGTGGCCGTGATCGCCAACTCCGCCGGGCTGACCGGGCAGATGGCCCAGGCCGCGCGCCGCTACGGGCTCACCCCCACCGCGCACACCGCCGAGGGCGACCCGGTGCCCGCTCTCCTTCAGGCCACCCGAGACGCGCTCGACTCGGGTGCCGACGCCGTGGTGGTCGCCGTGGTCGAGCTCGGCGAGCCCGTGCTGCAGGACGCGCACGAGGGACTCACGGAACTCGCGGCGGAGGCGCAGGTGCCGCTGGTGGCAACCTACTCCGGCTTCGGCGAGCTGCCCGGCGCCGTGCCGGCGGGCTCCGGCCCGGAGGCCCGCGGCGAGCTGCCCGTGACGCCCACCTACGCCGGGGCGCTCGAGGCGCTCGCCCACATCGCGCTGCGCGGCAGCGCACCGGCGCCGGGGACGGTGGACGCCGCCGCGGAGGCGGACGTGGACGTCGCACGCGGCGTCGTCAATTCCGTGCTGGTGGACGCGCCCGCAGGCCGCGAGCTCACCGACGACGAGTGCCGGGAGATGCTCGCCGCCTACGGCGTGGAGGTGCTCGACTTCCGGCGGGTCGACGACCTGGACGAGGCCGTCGCGGCCGCGGCGGAGTTCGACTGGGACGTGGTGCTCAAGTCCACGCACCCGGCGCTGCGCTCGCGGGCGGACCTGGGCTCGGCGATCCGGCACATCGGCGACGCCGAGCAGATGCGCTCGGCGTGGGTGACGCTGTCGCGCCTGGCGCAGGCCGCGGGGGCGGAGCCGGCCGGGCTGACGGTGCAGCCGACGGTGGGGCCCGGCACGTCGCTGCGGGTGCGCGGCATCGAGGACCCGGCGCTGGGCCCGATGGTCTCGGTGGCGGTCTCGGGGCCGACCGCGGAGCTGGCCGGCGACGTCTCCTGGCGCGTCGCGCCCGTCTCGCCGGCCGAGGCGCGGGTCATGCTGGGCGAACTCGCCGCGGCGGACCTGTTGCGCGGCTGGTCGGGCACTCCGGCGGCCGACCTGGAGCCGGTGGCCGAGGCGCTCGCCGCGGTCAGCCGGCTCACCGACGACCACCCCGCACTCATCGACGTCGAGCTGGTGCCCCTCATCGCCGGCTCGAGGCGCTGCTGGGTCGCCGGGGCCCGCGCCCGCGTCGCACCGCTCGCCCCGGAGCGCGATCCGCTGGCCCGGGCGCTGTGA
- the purU gene encoding formyltetrahydrofolate deformylase, with amino-acid sequence MNEHQYVLTFGCPDRVGIVARLAEFLAERGCTITEASYFLDPHTDWFFTRQAVRADSVTETVGQLREEFAPVAAEFGESVQWKLWDTAEVKRAVLLVSRQGHCLRDLLGRVAQGDYPMDVVAVVGNHENLREVAESHGIPFHHVPFPADQVGKRAAFNEVADIVDGYAPDAIVLARFMQILPPDLCEMWAGRAINIHHSFLPSFMGARPYHQAYRRGVKLIGATCHYVTSDLDDGPIIEQDVIRVSHKDTPEDLARLGRDAEMQVLARGLRFHLEDRVLVYGNRTVVFD; translated from the coding sequence ATGAACGAGCACCAGTACGTCCTGACCTTCGGCTGCCCCGACCGGGTCGGCATCGTCGCCCGCCTCGCGGAATTCCTCGCCGAGCGGGGCTGCACGATCACCGAGGCCTCCTACTTCCTCGACCCGCACACCGACTGGTTCTTCACCCGCCAGGCCGTGCGCGCCGACAGTGTCACGGAAACCGTCGGGCAGCTGCGCGAGGAGTTCGCGCCGGTGGCCGCCGAGTTTGGCGAGTCCGTGCAGTGGAAGCTGTGGGACACCGCCGAGGTCAAGCGCGCCGTCCTGCTGGTCTCCCGGCAGGGCCACTGCCTGCGCGACCTGCTCGGCCGGGTGGCCCAGGGCGACTACCCGATGGACGTGGTGGCCGTGGTGGGCAACCACGAGAATCTGCGCGAGGTCGCCGAGTCCCACGGCATCCCCTTCCACCACGTGCCCTTCCCCGCGGACCAGGTGGGCAAGCGCGCCGCCTTCAACGAGGTCGCCGACATCGTCGACGGCTACGCGCCGGACGCGATCGTGCTCGCGCGCTTCATGCAGATCCTGCCGCCGGACCTGTGCGAGATGTGGGCCGGGCGCGCCATCAACATCCACCACAGCTTCCTGCCCTCGTTCATGGGGGCGCGGCCCTACCACCAGGCCTACCGGCGTGGAGTGAAGCTGATCGGGGCGACCTGCCACTACGTCACCAGCGACCTCGACGACGGCCCCATCATCGAGCAGGACGTCATCCGGGTCAGTCACAAGGACACCCCGGAGGACCTGGCGCGGCTGGGCCGCGACGCGGAGATGCAGGTCCTCGCCCGCGGCCTGCGCTTCCACCTCGAGGACCGCGTGCTCGTCTACGGCAACCGCACGGTCGTCTTCGACTGA